A window of Coriobacteriia bacterium contains these coding sequences:
- the era gene encoding GTPase Era, with the protein MASSPKLGGVEQVSSGFVALVGRPNAGKSTLTNAIVGTKVAITSDTPQTTRHRIRAVLDRDDAQLVIVDSPGLHKPHDALGEELNRSALKALEDVDVVAFLVDSTQQFGRGDEWVAGHVAKARAKRVLVLTKADLSTQTKIEEQIAAASKFATFDDIVAVSAVDGFNVDGFVDTVVAYLPQGPRWFPRDMPSDQSIEVMIAEFIREKILRSTHDEVPHAVGVVIDDLTYDDRKNMYTIMAIIYVERESQKGIIIGKGAEKLKAIGTEARVDLERLLAGKVFLNLSVKVKKDWRRDAAQIRRFGYGEGR; encoded by the coding sequence GTGGCATCCTCACCCAAGCTCGGGGGTGTCGAGCAGGTCAGCAGCGGTTTCGTCGCGCTTGTCGGCAGGCCTAATGCGGGCAAGTCAACGCTGACCAACGCGATCGTGGGAACCAAGGTCGCAATCACTTCCGATACGCCACAGACGACGCGGCATCGTATCCGCGCGGTGCTCGATCGTGACGACGCTCAGCTCGTGATCGTCGACTCGCCGGGGCTGCACAAGCCGCACGACGCGTTGGGCGAAGAGCTGAACCGCTCGGCGCTCAAGGCGCTTGAAGACGTGGACGTCGTGGCGTTTCTAGTCGACTCGACGCAGCAGTTCGGTCGCGGGGACGAATGGGTGGCCGGTCACGTGGCCAAGGCACGAGCTAAGCGCGTCCTAGTCCTCACGAAGGCAGATCTGTCGACACAGACCAAGATCGAGGAGCAGATCGCCGCGGCGAGCAAGTTCGCGACGTTCGACGACATCGTCGCCGTCTCCGCGGTCGATGGCTTCAACGTGGATGGCTTTGTGGATACCGTAGTGGCATACCTGCCGCAGGGACCGCGCTGGTTCCCTCGCGACATGCCGTCTGACCAGTCGATCGAGGTGATGATCGCAGAGTTCATCCGCGAGAAGATCCTGCGCTCCACCCACGACGAGGTGCCGCATGCGGTTGGCGTCGTGATCGACGACCTGACCTACGACGACCGTAAGAACATGTACACGATCATGGCGATCATCTACGTCGAACGTGAGTCGCAAAAAGGCATCATCATCGGCAAGGGTGCCGAGAAGCTCAAGGCGATCGGCACGGAGGCTCGCGTGGACCTTGAGCGACTGCTCGCCGGCAAGGTGTTCTTGAACCTGAGCGTGAAGGTCAAGAAGGACTGGCGCCGAGACGCAGCCCAGATTCGGCGGTTCGGCTACGGAGAGGGACGGTGA
- a CDS encoding ferritin-like domain-containing protein, which produces MADHYADANLIDVLNDLRSRELAVIMQYMRQHYTVTGPEGMLHADTFKGVAVTEMKHAESLAERIEFLGGKATTKPEKFDSDFSGLKEMAKSDFSAESDAVMRYKAAVKIAEAHGDPTTRGLLESILADEEDHLKTFSDMLGGDTTGGELLDSKLAQ; this is translated from the coding sequence ATGGCCGATCACTACGCCGACGCCAATCTTATCGACGTGCTCAACGACCTCAGGTCACGAGAGCTCGCCGTGATCATGCAGTACATGCGGCAGCACTACACCGTCACCGGTCCCGAAGGCATGCTGCACGCCGACACGTTCAAGGGCGTCGCCGTCACAGAGATGAAGCACGCCGAGTCTCTTGCAGAGCGCATCGAGTTCTTGGGCGGCAAGGCCACGACCAAGCCGGAAAAGTTCGACAGCGACTTCTCGGGCCTCAAGGAGATGGCGAAGTCGGACTTCTCGGCGGAGTCGGACGCGGTCATGCGCTACAAGGCCGCGGTCAAGATCGCCGAGGCGCACGGCGATCCCACCACGCGCGGACTGCTCGAGAGCATCCTTGCCGACGAGGAAGACCACCTCAAGACATTCAGCGACATGCTCGGCGGCGACACGACCGGCGGCGAGCTGCTCGACTCCAAGCTCGCCCAGTAG
- a CDS encoding acyltransferase, whose translation MALGSVARSGRDARIDALKGVAIVCVVLYHTLGQYWITAPTLALYLREIVFAFMLPLFAFLSGYVQPRAGALKPRQYFSRRTLGLMVPYVCWEVTYGLALVPGAHDSIGAFGRYLLGTLTDPHLEGRMWYLYILWVALMLLGALRVLGRDNPWVLAASIVAVMVWPWWGQFKRLQWIYTYVVLGLLARRYDGELFKHRLAIGLAGAVAFPVLWWATRPEKTALARVSAWLLGSPLLGGGVATLYGLSTLAGVAAIAALVAASYVTPHVALRALAVPGKLSLGIYVVHFYFVEVWHEPSPWLIPVIVAVALACSMAVTLVLARWRVSATLLLGERWTPKSLPLGDVKTETL comes from the coding sequence GTGGCGCTGGGATCCGTCGCCCGATCAGGCCGTGACGCAAGGATCGACGCCCTCAAGGGCGTCGCGATCGTTTGTGTCGTGCTCTATCACACACTCGGGCAGTACTGGATCACGGCCCCCACGCTTGCGCTCTATCTGCGTGAGATCGTCTTCGCGTTCATGCTGCCGCTGTTCGCGTTTCTCTCCGGCTACGTCCAGCCTCGCGCTGGCGCGTTGAAACCAAGGCAGTACTTCTCCCGACGCACGCTTGGCCTCATGGTGCCGTACGTGTGCTGGGAGGTTACATACGGGCTGGCCCTCGTTCCAGGCGCCCACGACAGTATTGGCGCGTTTGGGCGCTACCTGCTGGGAACCCTGACCGATCCGCATCTCGAGGGCCGCATGTGGTACCTCTACATCCTCTGGGTCGCACTGATGCTTCTCGGCGCGCTGCGCGTTCTTGGCCGAGACAACCCATGGGTGCTCGCTGCGAGCATCGTTGCAGTGATGGTGTGGCCGTGGTGGGGGCAGTTCAAGCGGCTGCAGTGGATCTACACCTACGTCGTGCTGGGACTGCTGGCCAGGAGGTATGATGGCGAGCTTTTCAAGCACAGGCTTGCGATTGGGCTGGCTGGCGCCGTCGCCTTCCCGGTGCTGTGGTGGGCGACTCGACCCGAGAAGACCGCGTTGGCCCGCGTGAGCGCCTGGCTGCTTGGCTCACCGCTCCTGGGCGGCGGCGTGGCGACCCTCTACGGGTTGTCGACGCTGGCGGGCGTCGCAGCCATCGCGGCGTTGGTAGCTGCGAGCTACGTGACGCCGCACGTGGCGCTTCGAGCGCTAGCGGTCCCAGGCAAGCTCTCGCTGGGCATCTACGTGGTGCACTTCTACTTCGTGGAGGTGTGGCACGAACCGAGTCCGTGGCTGATTCCCGTCATCGTTGCAGTTGCGCTCGCGTGCTCGATGGCGGTGACGCTGGTGCTGGCGCGCTGGAGGGTCTCGGCCACGCTCTTGCTGGGGGAGCGCTGGACTCCCAAGAGTCTGCCGCTCGGCGATGTGAAGACGGAGACGCTCTAG
- the deoC gene encoding deoxyribose-phosphate aldolase — MDAATLASYMDQTLLKPTVGFAEAAEWIEANRDRGFASLCVSPFLTPLAAQRLFDSTTKVCSVAAFPLGYAATEAKADEAAHLVTLGAVEVDMVINIAALLEGESAFVHHDIEAVVNAVAHASHGKAIVKVILETGYLQTADIERGCHLAVQAGAHFVKTSTGFGPRGASVDDVRTMRAAVGPDIGVKAAGGIRDLACALAMIEAGATRLGTSAGEKIVAEAAQSAAPGA, encoded by the coding sequence ATGGATGCGGCGACTCTCGCTTCATACATGGACCAGACGCTGCTCAAGCCGACGGTAGGTTTCGCCGAGGCCGCGGAGTGGATCGAGGCCAATCGCGATCGTGGCTTCGCGTCGCTGTGCGTCTCGCCCTTCCTGACGCCGCTGGCCGCCCAACGGCTGTTCGACTCAACCACGAAGGTGTGCTCGGTCGCGGCGTTTCCACTCGGCTATGCGGCGACTGAAGCCAAGGCCGATGAGGCCGCACACCTCGTGACATTGGGCGCCGTTGAGGTGGACATGGTGATCAACATCGCCGCGCTGCTCGAAGGCGAGAGCGCGTTCGTGCACCACGATATCGAGGCCGTGGTCAACGCGGTGGCGCATGCGAGCCACGGCAAGGCCATCGTCAAGGTGATCCTTGAGACCGGTTATCTGCAGACCGCCGACATCGAGCGAGGCTGCCACCTTGCAGTTCAGGCGGGCGCGCACTTCGTCAAGACGTCGACAGGCTTTGGGCCGAGAGGCGCGAGCGTTGACGACGTGCGCACGATGCGCGCGGCCGTCGGACCGGACATCGGTGTCAAGGCGGCAGGCGGCATTCGCGATTTGGCGTGTGCGCTGGCGATGATCGAGGCCGGCGCGACTCGGCTCGGCACTTCGGCCGGCGAGAAGATAGTTGCCGAGGCCGCTCAGTCGGCTGCGCCGGGAGCCTAG
- the cdd gene encoding cytidine deaminase, which produces MRNLTQPDLALLAFAREVQEKAYAPYSNFRVGAAIYADGEIFQGVNVENAAYGATVCAERAALTAAITAGCRDITAIAIVGDSESPTVPCGCCRQALAEFNPDLRVIMGGNTDEVLVRSLEELLPEAFVRAFIDEEKR; this is translated from the coding sequence ATGCGTAACCTCACCCAGCCGGACTTGGCGCTGCTCGCATTCGCGCGGGAGGTTCAGGAGAAGGCCTACGCGCCTTACTCAAACTTCCGAGTCGGAGCGGCCATCTACGCCGACGGCGAGATCTTCCAGGGAGTCAACGTGGAGAACGCCGCCTACGGGGCGACCGTCTGCGCCGAACGTGCCGCACTCACTGCCGCCATCACCGCTGGCTGCAGAGACATCACGGCCATCGCCATCGTCGGTGACTCGGAGTCGCCCACAGTACCGTGCGGCTGCTGCCGTCAGGCGCTCGCCGAGTTCAACCCCGACCTTCGCGTCATCATGGGCGGCAACACCGACGAGGTCCTCGTTCGCTCGCTCGAGGAGCTGCTGCCCGAGGCCTTCGTGCGAGCCTTCATCGACGAAGAGAAGCGCTAG
- the recO gene encoding DNA repair protein RecO, translating into MPTYSARVLVLRKTKLGETDIILTLLAADGRQLRAVAKGLRKPGGRFGGRLEPYSVADLLLHTGRSLDVVTEAVTFATHAGLREDFDRSAAAAVVADVLDKVSLEGQPEERLFALATTTLDTMETAPLEALPPIVIAFLGKSMAMHGYRPQIESCACCSSELGECTTFSVSAGGALCGSCAEADAGGIRFGPEGRAWLSRLMQAKMAEIPGLDMPPAAVADCFALMRAFVVYHLPSRLKALDFYAGLLAG; encoded by the coding sequence GTGCCTACGTATTCTGCGCGCGTCTTGGTGCTGCGCAAGACCAAGCTCGGGGAGACCGACATCATCCTGACGCTACTGGCGGCCGATGGCCGGCAGTTGCGCGCGGTCGCCAAGGGGTTGCGCAAGCCGGGCGGCCGATTCGGCGGCCGGCTCGAGCCGTACTCGGTGGCTGACCTGCTGCTTCACACTGGCCGCTCGCTCGACGTCGTGACCGAGGCAGTGACGTTTGCGACCCACGCTGGGCTGCGTGAGGACTTCGACCGATCGGCGGCTGCCGCCGTGGTTGCCGACGTGCTCGACAAGGTCTCGCTCGAAGGCCAGCCAGAGGAGCGGCTCTTCGCGCTGGCTACCACAACGCTCGACACCATGGAGACCGCCCCGCTTGAGGCTCTGCCGCCGATCGTCATCGCGTTTCTTGGCAAGTCGATGGCGATGCACGGGTATCGCCCGCAGATCGAGTCCTGCGCGTGTTGCTCGTCGGAGTTGGGCGAGTGCACGACCTTCTCAGTATCGGCCGGCGGCGCGCTTTGCGGCTCCTGTGCCGAGGCCGATGCGGGCGGCATCCGCTTCGGGCCGGAGGGCCGCGCGTGGCTCAGCCGCCTGATGCAGGCCAAGATGGCCGAGATCCCGGGCCTCGACATGCCTCCTGCGGCCGTGGCGGACTGCTTCGCACTGATGCGCGCGTTCGTTGTCTACCACCTGCCGTCGCGCCTCAAGGCGCTGGACTTCTACGCGGGACTGCTCGCAGGCTGA
- a CDS encoding hemolysin family protein: protein MVFVVLLLAVVFGVLSAVLAAAETAVMLLPPGRVHRLVEAERHGSVQLEALAARPYRIRAVSGLVAAFAFATAAMLGLEAGALLNSTLDPAWELLAALLGVLLMFALAQTLPRALAVANPEDLALEAAPIAQALVPLVYPFAKLLAAPFAWVIRMAGGERPTSPWATAAEYRAVDTDEETEREEAEEALLEAVSDFAEKVVREVMVPRTDMKSLPDTARAADAVALIEGTGFSRLPVYHESTDDIRGVLYAKDLLVALAAGNADSPIIGLARAPYYVPESKPIEELLAEMRNTTHIAIVADEYGGTAGMVTLEDLIEEIVGEISDEYDREETLLEDLGDGRFRVDARLPVDDLNELFGTEIEIDADSVGGLFTELAGKIPTPGESVEIEGLRLTATDLQGTRIRQLTVEPAATSDDEGATHA, encoded by the coding sequence GTGGTCTTTGTAGTGCTCCTTCTCGCCGTCGTGTTCGGCGTACTCTCCGCCGTGTTGGCTGCTGCCGAGACGGCCGTCATGCTCCTGCCGCCCGGCAGGGTGCACCGCCTCGTCGAGGCGGAGCGCCATGGCTCTGTTCAGCTCGAGGCGCTTGCAGCCCGGCCCTACCGCATCCGCGCAGTCTCCGGGCTTGTCGCCGCGTTTGCGTTCGCTACGGCCGCGATGCTCGGTCTTGAGGCCGGTGCGCTGCTTAACTCAACGCTCGATCCAGCTTGGGAGCTCCTAGCCGCGCTTCTCGGCGTCCTGCTCATGTTTGCGCTTGCGCAGACACTGCCTCGAGCGCTCGCGGTTGCGAACCCGGAGGATCTGGCACTTGAAGCGGCCCCCATCGCTCAGGCGCTCGTGCCACTGGTCTACCCGTTCGCCAAATTGCTCGCCGCGCCGTTTGCCTGGGTCATCCGCATGGCTGGCGGCGAGCGACCCACCTCGCCGTGGGCGACGGCTGCCGAGTACCGCGCCGTCGACACGGATGAGGAGACGGAGCGCGAAGAGGCCGAGGAGGCGCTTCTCGAGGCCGTCTCCGACTTCGCCGAGAAGGTCGTTCGTGAGGTGATGGTGCCTCGGACCGACATGAAATCGCTGCCGGACACGGCGCGGGCCGCCGATGCAGTTGCGCTGATCGAAGGGACGGGCTTCTCTCGGCTGCCGGTGTATCACGAGTCGACCGACGACATCCGGGGAGTCCTGTACGCGAAGGATCTGCTTGTCGCGCTGGCCGCGGGCAACGCCGACAGCCCGATCATCGGACTGGCACGCGCGCCCTACTACGTGCCCGAAAGCAAGCCCATCGAAGAGCTCCTCGCGGAGATGCGCAATACGACTCACATCGCTATTGTCGCCGACGAGTATGGCGGCACAGCTGGTATGGTCACGCTGGAGGATCTGATCGAGGAGATCGTCGGCGAGATATCCGATGAGTACGATCGTGAGGAGACGCTGCTCGAAGATCTTGGGGATGGGCGGTTCCGCGTGGACGCGCGGCTGCCCGTGGACGACCTCAACGAGCTGTTCGGCACTGAGATTGAGATCGATGCCGACTCGGTGGGCGGACTGTTCACCGAACTGGCTGGCAAGATACCGACCCCGGGGGAGTCCGTCGAGATCGAGGGTCTTCGCCTGACCGCTACCGACCTGCAAGGGACGAGAATCCGGCAGCTCACAGTCGAGCCTGCCGCGACGTCAGACGATGAAGGAGCAACACATGCGTAA